One Rosa chinensis cultivar Old Blush chromosome 5, RchiOBHm-V2, whole genome shotgun sequence genomic region harbors:
- the LOC112168083 gene encoding LOW QUALITY PROTEIN: protein trichome birefringence-like 1 (The sequence of the model RefSeq protein was modified relative to this genomic sequence to represent the inferred CDS: inserted 4 bases in 2 codons) — protein sequence MVVICLMEDGMNGRNMLGLLRGKRLIFCLLRNSVDDKSRVFEASGRSEFCTEGAYYFVFKDNNYSVEFVQSPFLVPESEVLTINGSKKETXRLDMVQRSLDKYRSADVLVFNTGHWWTHEKTSRGQGYYQEGAIXQLNVKEAYGKAITTWARWLDANINPEKTIVFFRGYSPNHFSGGRWNTGGQCHGRTEPIQYEAYKGKYPAKMKILDSVIREMKTPIFYLNVTKMTDFRRDAHPSIYRKQNLTEEERQLSLRSQDCSHWCLPGVRDTWNELLYAHLLRYIQHRRRP from the exons ATGGTTGTGATTTGTTTAATGGAAGATGG GATGAATGGAAGGAACATGTTGGGATTATTGAGAGGAAAGCGTCTAATTTTTTGTCTTCTTAGGAATTCAGTGGATGATAAGAGCAGAGTTTTTGAAGCTTCTGGCAGGAGTGAATTTTGTACAGAGGGCGCCTACTATTTTGTATTCAAG GATAACAATTATTCAGTGGAGTTTGTTCAATCACCATTTCTAGTTCCAGAATCGGAGGTGCTAACCATAAATGGGTCAAAGAAGGAAAC CCGCCTGGATATGGTTCAGAGATCCTTGGATAAGTACAGAAGTGCAGATGTTCTTGTCTTCAACACAGGTCACTGGTGGACTCATGAGAAAACTTCCAGAGG GCAGGGTTACTATCAAGAGGGTGCTAT TCAACTGAATGTTAAAGAGGCGTATGGAAAAGCTATAACAACATGGGCCAGATGGCTGGATGCTAATATAAATCCTGAAAAAACTATTGTTTTCTTCCGGGGCTATTCACCTAATCACTTTAG CGGTGGAAGATGGAATACTGGAGGTCAATGTCATGGTCGGACAGAGCCAATTCAATACGAGGCATACAAAGGAAAATATCCGGCAAAGATGAAAATACTGGACTCAGTAATTAGGGAAATGAAGACTCCAATCTTTTATCTGAATGTTACAAAAATGACTGATTTTCGGCGGGATGCTCATCCATCCATTTACAGAAAGCAGAATTTGACAGAGGAGGAGAGACAGCTGTCTTTGCGATCCCAGGATTGTAGTCATTGGTGCCTCCCTGGTGTTCGTGATACATGGAACGAGCTTCTATATGCTCATCTCCTTAGATATATCCAGCATCGGAGGAGACCATAG